In Ctenopharyngodon idella isolate HZGC_01 chromosome 2, HZGC01, whole genome shotgun sequence, the following are encoded in one genomic region:
- the LOC127495561 gene encoding uncharacterized protein LOC127495561 isoform X6, protein MSCLQSFHACHLSGCTEKGYFDGTFIMKDEDVSSFVGYVHEKTKHATGKGMCGSSQWTAAKESAKKSTSKIDEEGLEIAVCRHGGLLKGLNMFRGEIFAYPLFLQNTLSKENVSFFCSDVACKYWPYLKRVVGHCPELRPLLNMHPLLSVMHAKAHEWSCEIKWSGRNQEGAGLTIGEEVEQVNSFLSRGAICTKYMSKAARSDMLTVLASAWNKRKSENLAKCLSQRYIKTTERLKVERESFESLQAELNVSDVQQWATVSSAKEDTGLEGRIRGLYVSIKLRKMNLYRQTDSNKRRHKIRRKINEDKSTLAAAIKDFNEQSVHQLPSVDELLTADHFQWPWECPDTSNGNLSTKKMVFDRFMMLSRLKEEEQIIVTEVKQHW, encoded by the exons CACAGAGAAGGGCTACTTCGATGGGACATTTATAATGAAGGATGAAGATGTTTCATCCTTTGTGGGATATGTTCATGAAAAGACCAAGCAT GCCACAGGTAAAGGGATGTGTGGCTCTTCTCAATGGACAGCAGCCAAGGAGTCTGCAAAAAAGTCGACATCAAAGATTGATGAGGAAGGCCTTGAGATTGCTGTGTGCCGACATGGAGGACTTTTAAAAGGCCTAAATATGTTCAGAGGGGAAATATTTGCTTATCCCCTGTTCCTTCAAAACACCCTCTCAAAAGAAAATGTGTCATTCTTCTGCTCAGATGTCGCCTGCAAGTACTGGCCATACTTAAAGAGAGTGGTGGGACACTGTCCAGAGCtaaggcctttattaaataTGCACCCACTATTATCAGTTATGCATGCCAAAGCACATGAGTGGAGTTGTGAG atAAAATGGTCTGGAAGAAACCAAGAGGGAGCTGGTCTTACAATTGGAGAAGAGGTGGAGCAAGTCAACTCCTTCTTGTCGAGAGGTGCAATTTGCACTAAATACATGTCCAAAGCTG CACGTTCAGACATGCTCACTGTTCTTGCTTCTGCATGGAACAAACGGAAGTCTGAAAATCTGGCCAAATGTTTGTCTCAAAGATACATTAAG ACAACCGAAAGGCTGAAAGTGGAAAGAGAGAGCTTTGAAAGTCTGCAGGCTGAGCTTAATGTCAGTGATGTCCAGCAGTGGGCCACAG TATCAAGTGCAAAGGAGGACACTGGACTTGAGGGCAGAATTCGAGGCCTTTATGTCAGCATAAAGCTGAGAAAAATGAATCTATACCGTCAGACAG ATAGCAACAAGAGAAGGCACAAAATAAGGAGGAAAATTAATGAAGACAAGTCAACCTTGGCAGCTGCCATTAAGGACTTCAATGAACAATCAGTCCACCAGCTTCCTTCTGTGGATGAACTGCTCACAGCTGATCATTTCCAATGGCCATGGGAATGCCCTGACACTA GTAATGGCAACCTCTCAACTAAGAAGATGGTCTTTGACCGGTTCATGATGCTTTCCCGACTGAAGGAGGAGGAGCAGATCATAGTGACGGAGGTGAAGCAACACTGGTGA
- the LOC127495561 gene encoding uncharacterized protein LOC127495561 isoform X5, producing the protein MHAISVDGNRKLYRFHNAHGTEKGYFDGTFIMKDEDVSSFVGYVHEKTKHATGKGMCGSSQWTAAKESAKKSTSKIDEEGLEIAVCRHGGLLKGLNMFRGEIFAYPLFLQNTLSKENVSFFCSDVACKYWPYLKRVVGHCPELRPLLNMHPLLSVMHAKAHEWSCEIKWSGRNQEGAGLTIGEEVEQVNSFLSRGAICTKYMSKAARSDMLTVLASAWNKRKSENLAKCLSQRYIKTTERLKVERESFESLQAELNVSDVQQWATVSSAKEDTGLEGRIRGLYVSIKLRKMNLYRQTDSNKRRHKIRRKINEDKSTLAAAIKDFNEQSVHQLPSVDELLTADHFQWPWECPDTSNGNLSTKKMVFDRFMMLSRLKEEEQIIVTEVKQHW; encoded by the exons CACAGAGAAGGGCTACTTCGATGGGACATTTATAATGAAGGATGAAGATGTTTCATCCTTTGTGGGATATGTTCATGAAAAGACCAAGCAT GCCACAGGTAAAGGGATGTGTGGCTCTTCTCAATGGACAGCAGCCAAGGAGTCTGCAAAAAAGTCGACATCAAAGATTGATGAGGAAGGCCTTGAGATTGCTGTGTGCCGACATGGAGGACTTTTAAAAGGCCTAAATATGTTCAGAGGGGAAATATTTGCTTATCCCCTGTTCCTTCAAAACACCCTCTCAAAAGAAAATGTGTCATTCTTCTGCTCAGATGTCGCCTGCAAGTACTGGCCATACTTAAAGAGAGTGGTGGGACACTGTCCAGAGCtaaggcctttattaaataTGCACCCACTATTATCAGTTATGCATGCCAAAGCACATGAGTGGAGTTGTGAG atAAAATGGTCTGGAAGAAACCAAGAGGGAGCTGGTCTTACAATTGGAGAAGAGGTGGAGCAAGTCAACTCCTTCTTGTCGAGAGGTGCAATTTGCACTAAATACATGTCCAAAGCTG CACGTTCAGACATGCTCACTGTTCTTGCTTCTGCATGGAACAAACGGAAGTCTGAAAATCTGGCCAAATGTTTGTCTCAAAGATACATTAAG ACAACCGAAAGGCTGAAAGTGGAAAGAGAGAGCTTTGAAAGTCTGCAGGCTGAGCTTAATGTCAGTGATGTCCAGCAGTGGGCCACAG TATCAAGTGCAAAGGAGGACACTGGACTTGAGGGCAGAATTCGAGGCCTTTATGTCAGCATAAAGCTGAGAAAAATGAATCTATACCGTCAGACAG ATAGCAACAAGAGAAGGCACAAAATAAGGAGGAAAATTAATGAAGACAAGTCAACCTTGGCAGCTGCCATTAAGGACTTCAATGAACAATCAGTCCACCAGCTTCCTTCTGTGGATGAACTGCTCACAGCTGATCATTTCCAATGGCCATGGGAATGCCCTGACACTA GTAATGGCAACCTCTCAACTAAGAAGATGGTCTTTGACCGGTTCATGATGCTTTCCCGACTGAAGGAGGAGGAGCAGATCATAGTGACGGAGGTGAAGCAACACTGGTGA